One genomic segment of Occultella kanbiaonis includes these proteins:
- a CDS encoding heavy-metal-associated domain-containing protein encodes MSTTAPTTTHTTLRAEGFSCPSCVAKIEKRVGRLDGVSAVKVQFASARIEVDHDPAKASVEDLIAAVGKAGYVAKPAAF; translated from the coding sequence ATGAGCACCACCGCTCCCACCACCACCCACACGACCCTGCGCGCCGAAGGCTTCTCCTGCCCCTCCTGCGTGGCGAAGATCGAGAAGCGTGTCGGACGCCTGGACGGCGTCAGCGCCGTGAAGGTCCAGTTCGCCTCCGCGCGCATCGAGGTCGACCACGACCCGGCCAAGGCCAGCGTCGAGGACCTGATCGCCGCTGTGGGCAAGGCCGGGTACGTCGCCAAGCCTGCCGCGTTCTGA
- a CDS encoding heavy-metal-associated domain-containing protein, which yields MAQAAHLQLRLGELFCPSCATDINRHLKRLPGVPAVHIDLHSHRVDVDYDPRRLDVEDILVTVGGAGVTASVISEDR from the coding sequence ATGGCACAGGCGGCGCACCTGCAGCTGCGCCTGGGTGAGTTGTTCTGCCCCTCGTGCGCCACCGACATCAACCGGCACCTGAAGCGTCTTCCGGGTGTGCCGGCCGTGCACATCGATCTGCACTCGCACCGGGTTGACGTCGACTACGACCCCCGACGCTTGGACGTCGAGGACATCCTGGTGACCGTCGGCGGTGCCGGCGTTACCGCAAGCGTTATCTCGGAGGACAGGTAG
- a CDS encoding Crp/Fnr family transcriptional regulator — MSSEPGSAASHGASSPVNFVTGAAGRRRVPLRTTCAQPHHCPLPVRMKVLGQVPLFAGLSHEDLVGIDHRMVSLSWAEDDPLYTAGDVAEHLYVMAAGRAKVSRPTPNGQDVVVDLLAPGDLFGGMHTLGQPTYPETVRALTTTCALRIDTRAFRDVMTQHPEVALRVVDDVTALLAQARADVTAQSTATVAQRVATTLLRLAEKFGQDSASGGTLIQLPLSRTDLAGMTGSTPESVSRVMSQLRKDGIIDSGRRWTAILDGDRLLATVAASA; from the coding sequence GTGAGCAGCGAACCCGGCTCCGCCGCATCGCACGGTGCATCCTCGCCGGTCAATTTCGTTACCGGCGCGGCTGGCCGACGGCGAGTCCCGCTGCGGACTACCTGCGCCCAGCCCCATCACTGTCCATTGCCGGTACGCATGAAGGTTCTCGGCCAGGTGCCGCTCTTCGCCGGTCTGTCCCACGAGGATCTTGTCGGTATCGACCACCGCATGGTCTCGCTGTCCTGGGCTGAGGACGACCCGCTCTACACAGCCGGCGACGTGGCCGAACATCTCTATGTCATGGCAGCTGGGCGCGCCAAGGTCTCCCGCCCGACCCCGAACGGCCAGGACGTCGTCGTCGATCTCCTGGCCCCTGGCGATCTCTTCGGAGGCATGCACACCCTGGGCCAGCCCACCTACCCCGAAACCGTTCGCGCCCTGACCACCACCTGCGCGTTACGCATCGACACACGCGCCTTCCGCGATGTCATGACGCAACACCCCGAGGTCGCCCTACGGGTGGTGGACGACGTCACCGCGCTGCTAGCGCAAGCGCGTGCGGACGTCACCGCGCAATCCACCGCCACCGTCGCCCAGCGGGTAGCGACCACGCTGTTGCGCCTGGCCGAGAAGTTCGGGCAGGACAGTGCCTCTGGTGGCACATTGATCCAGTTGCCGCTGTCTCGCACTGACCTGGCCGGCATGACCGGCTCGACACCGGAGTCCGTCTCCCGGGTAATGAGCCAGCTCCGCAAGGACGGCATCATCGACTCCGGCCGCAGATGGACCGCCATCCTGGACGGCGACCGTCTGCTCGCCACCGTGGCCGCCAGTGCCTGA
- a CDS encoding heavy metal translocating P-type ATPase — MNKLQQWWYGRWTIPVLSGTLILISFFVARVLGSDAWSNSFMVAAAVVAGTPIVTKAARALMARVIGIDLLVSVAAIGAVIIGEYWEAAAVTFLFAIGHALESATLNKTRSALAELVAVAPDVAVVMRDGEQVEVPAASVAMGEIVLVKNGAKVPVDGEVVAGTGALDEASITGESIPVEKSKGDHVFAGTVAKGGFLQVLATGIGADTTLARIIHRVEDAQDAKAKTAQFMDRFSAWYTPAIMVLALVVGLLTGDVVLGLTLLVIGCPGALVISIPVSIVAGIGRAAKDGILIKGGEYLETSGKITAVAVDKTGTLTKGRPHLTDVVVLDPTMDRSQVLTWAARAEAGSEHPLARPILDAAAAEGVATPGLPEVTEPVPGKGITATTGGHRVLIGNLALLEQYGIADTVGAGQVADELAAAGRTAMIVALDETVAGVVAVADEVRADAAEMVARLHEAGVKKVVMLTGDAPLVADAVGRAIGVDEIRAGLLPEDKLDAVADLQRQGHVVAMVGDGVNDAPALATADIGVAMGAAGSAVAVETADIALMGDNLLKLPEAIGLARRTVNNMRQNITIALITVAVLLAGVLLGGVTMSIGMLVHEASVLVVIVNAMRLLRRHQDTTSTTATPSAPVTAAPIPAAVRS, encoded by the coding sequence ATGAACAAGCTGCAGCAGTGGTGGTACGGCAGGTGGACGATCCCGGTCCTCTCGGGCACGTTGATCCTCATCTCCTTCTTTGTGGCCCGCGTCCTGGGGTCCGATGCCTGGAGCAACTCCTTCATGGTGGCCGCCGCCGTGGTCGCAGGTACCCCGATCGTGACCAAGGCCGCCCGCGCGCTGATGGCCCGGGTCATCGGCATCGACCTGCTGGTCTCCGTCGCCGCGATCGGTGCGGTCATCATCGGGGAGTACTGGGAGGCCGCCGCGGTGACCTTCCTCTTCGCCATCGGCCACGCCCTTGAGTCAGCCACACTCAACAAGACCCGCTCGGCGCTAGCCGAGCTGGTCGCCGTCGCCCCCGACGTCGCCGTGGTCATGCGTGACGGTGAGCAGGTCGAAGTCCCTGCCGCCTCGGTGGCCATGGGCGAGATCGTCCTGGTCAAGAACGGCGCCAAGGTCCCCGTCGACGGCGAGGTCGTCGCCGGCACCGGCGCCCTGGACGAGGCCTCCATCACCGGAGAGTCCATCCCCGTGGAGAAGTCCAAGGGCGACCACGTCTTCGCCGGCACCGTCGCCAAGGGCGGGTTTCTCCAGGTGCTGGCCACCGGAATCGGCGCCGACACCACCCTGGCCCGCATCATCCACCGCGTGGAGGACGCCCAGGACGCCAAGGCCAAGACCGCCCAGTTCATGGACCGGTTCTCCGCCTGGTACACCCCGGCCATCATGGTCCTGGCCCTCGTGGTGGGCCTGCTCACCGGTGACGTCGTCCTCGGGCTGACCCTGCTGGTTATCGGCTGCCCCGGCGCGCTGGTCATCTCCATCCCCGTCTCCATCGTCGCCGGCATCGGCCGGGCCGCCAAGGACGGCATCCTGATCAAGGGCGGGGAGTACCTGGAAACCTCCGGCAAGATCACCGCCGTCGCAGTCGACAAGACCGGCACCCTGACCAAAGGCCGCCCCCACCTGACCGACGTCGTCGTCCTGGACCCGACCATGGACCGCAGTCAGGTGCTGACCTGGGCCGCCCGGGCCGAGGCCGGCTCCGAACACCCCCTCGCCCGTCCCATCCTGGACGCCGCAGCCGCAGAGGGGGTGGCCACCCCGGGCCTGCCCGAGGTCACCGAGCCCGTGCCCGGCAAGGGCATCACCGCCACCACCGGCGGACACCGGGTCCTGATCGGCAACCTGGCCCTGCTCGAGCAGTACGGCATCGCCGACACCGTCGGCGCCGGGCAGGTGGCTGATGAGCTCGCGGCCGCCGGGCGCACCGCGATGATCGTGGCGCTCGACGAGACGGTGGCCGGTGTGGTCGCCGTCGCCGATGAGGTGCGCGCCGACGCCGCGGAGATGGTCGCCCGCCTGCACGAGGCCGGGGTGAAGAAGGTGGTCATGCTCACCGGCGATGCCCCGCTCGTGGCCGACGCCGTCGGCCGGGCGATCGGGGTCGATGAGATCCGGGCGGGTCTGCTGCCCGAGGACAAGCTCGACGCGGTGGCCGACCTGCAGCGTCAGGGTCACGTCGTGGCCATGGTCGGTGACGGCGTCAACGACGCCCCGGCCCTGGCCACCGCCGATATCGGCGTAGCCATGGGTGCGGCCGGCTCGGCCGTGGCCGTAGAGACCGCCGACATCGCCCTCATGGGCGACAACCTGCTCAAGCTCCCCGAAGCGATCGGCCTGGCCCGGCGCACCGTGAACAACATGCGCCAGAACATCACCATCGCCCTGATCACCGTGGCCGTGCTGTTGGCCGGAGTGCTGCTCGGCGGAGTGACCATGTCCATCGGGATGCTCGTCCACGAAGCCTCGGTCCTGGTCGTGATCGTCAACGCCATGCGCTTGCTGCGCCGCCACCAGGACACCACCAGCACCACGGCGACACCTTCCGCGCCAGTTACCGCCGCACCGATCCCAGCTGCGGTCCGGTCCTGA
- a CDS encoding cupin domain-containing protein: protein MSNEEHFTIEGNVEHFTIARVAQDNPDFRRVLWTGQHAQIVIMTIPAGGEIGEEVHEHTDQILTFVSGAGQADLNGHTHPIEAGDQCAVPAGARHNFRNTGDEPLVLYTIYSPPEHAADGAYPTKEEADAAEAAGQDEPPTAA, encoded by the coding sequence ATGAGTAACGAAGAACACTTCACCATCGAGGGCAACGTCGAGCACTTCACCATCGCGCGGGTCGCCCAGGACAATCCCGACTTCCGCCGGGTGCTGTGGACCGGCCAGCACGCCCAGATCGTCATCATGACGATCCCCGCCGGTGGCGAGATCGGTGAGGAGGTCCACGAGCACACCGACCAGATCCTGACCTTCGTCAGCGGGGCCGGTCAGGCCGACCTCAACGGCCATACCCACCCGATCGAGGCCGGTGACCAGTGCGCCGTCCCCGCCGGCGCCCGGCACAACTTCCGCAACACCGGTGACGAGCCGCTCGTGCTCTACACCATCTACTCCCCGCCCGAGCACGCGGCCGACGGCGCCTACCCCACCAAGGAAGAAGCCGACGCGGCCGAGGCCGCTGGCCAGGACGAACCTCCCACCGCCGCCTGA
- a CDS encoding molybdopterin-dependent oxidoreductase: MDPDFPLWLRATHLLNFVLMGIVLRSGWEILASLPRLWWRNDSKPGTEWIKFTRRELPKEEGVYTSLMDERSASPLLTLPGKKNIGLGRHWHGLGVTLWLINGLLYVVLLFGTGLWRRIVPTSWDVFPEAWESMRIYLGFGVPSIEHFQPYDALQMLTYTGVVFILAPLLILTGIAMSPAVRSRFPWYVKLWGGHQGARSLHFIGMVLMSIFIVMHIGLVFLVHPEYNLPHMVFGVTDTARYAQAFTIAIATIVVVIGLWIALSYLTLADRPRSQRVLVALTEPIRKVTLNWMKPRMGRQSTYTEKDISEFHWTNGLPPTKDESTEWLAHRDSGFRDWRLELGGELSGKTLQLSLGDLRQLPKTEYIAVHTCMQGWSATSKWAGVRLRDLLEVLGPPPEGANYVMITSHGLAQEMWDHRPREPFYAVLDLDTVAEDDTILAYERNDHPLEVHLGAPLRLRVESNHGYKMVKWIKSIEWITDYAAYGDGRGGTREDAAMQAFNGRI, translated from the coding sequence TTGGACCCGGATTTCCCGCTCTGGCTGCGGGCTACACACCTGCTCAACTTTGTCCTAATGGGGATTGTGCTGCGCAGCGGGTGGGAAATTCTCGCCTCGCTGCCCCGCCTGTGGTGGCGCAATGACTCCAAGCCGGGCACTGAGTGGATCAAGTTCACCCGCCGGGAGCTGCCGAAGGAGGAGGGCGTCTACACCTCCCTCATGGACGAGCGGTCCGCCAGCCCGCTGCTGACCTTGCCGGGGAAGAAGAACATCGGGCTGGGGCGGCACTGGCACGGATTGGGAGTGACGCTGTGGTTGATCAACGGCCTGCTTTACGTCGTCCTGCTGTTCGGCACCGGTCTGTGGCGGCGGATCGTGCCGACCTCGTGGGATGTGTTCCCTGAGGCGTGGGAGTCCATGCGGATCTACCTCGGTTTCGGCGTGCCGTCGATCGAGCATTTCCAGCCCTACGACGCGCTGCAGATGCTCACCTACACCGGCGTCGTCTTCATCTTGGCGCCGTTGCTGATCCTGACGGGTATCGCGATGTCCCCGGCCGTGCGTTCGCGCTTCCCCTGGTACGTGAAGCTGTGGGGTGGGCACCAGGGCGCTCGTTCGCTGCACTTCATCGGCATGGTCCTGATGAGCATTTTCATCGTGATGCACATCGGTCTGGTGTTCTTGGTCCACCCCGAGTACAACCTGCCGCACATGGTCTTCGGTGTCACCGACACCGCCCGATACGCGCAGGCCTTCACCATCGCGATCGCCACGATCGTCGTCGTGATCGGCTTGTGGATCGCTCTGAGCTACCTCACGCTGGCCGACCGCCCGCGCTCCCAGCGCGTGCTCGTGGCGCTGACTGAGCCGATCCGCAAGGTCACCCTGAACTGGATGAAGCCCCGCATGGGACGCCAGAGTACTTACACCGAGAAGGACATCTCGGAGTTCCACTGGACCAACGGGCTCCCGCCGACCAAGGACGAGTCCACGGAGTGGCTCGCCCACCGGGACAGCGGCTTCCGTGACTGGCGCCTCGAGCTCGGTGGTGAGCTGAGCGGTAAGACGCTGCAGCTGAGCCTGGGGGACTTGCGTCAGCTCCCGAAGACCGAGTACATCGCGGTCCACACCTGCATGCAGGGCTGGTCGGCCACCTCCAAATGGGCCGGCGTCCGGCTCCGTGACCTCCTCGAGGTCCTCGGACCTCCCCCGGAGGGTGCCAACTACGTGATGATCACCTCCCACGGCCTGGCCCAGGAGATGTGGGACCACCGGCCGCGGGAACCGTTCTACGCGGTGCTGGACCTCGACACGGTCGCCGAGGACGACACGATCCTGGCGTACGAGCGCAACGACCACCCGTTGGAGGTGCATCTGGGCGCGCCGCTGCGGCTGCGGGTGGAGTCGAACCATGGGTACAAGATGGTCAAGTGGATCAAGTCCATCGAGTGGATCACCGACTACGCCGCGTACGGTGACGGTCGTGGCGGCACCCGTGAGGACGCCGCGATGCAGGCGTTCAACGGCCGGATCTGA
- a CDS encoding recombinase family protein has protein sequence MGHLLGYARVSTTDQDASLQIDALNAAGCYRVFVDTISGSLDHRPELEKLMDQLRPGDTLVVWRLDRLGRSIRHLIDQLQILSDHGVGFRSLQETIDTTSSGGRLVFHVFAALAEFERDLIRERTNAGLAAARARGRTGGRPSSLSPAQVKAARRMYEQNEMTVAQIGDVLGVSRTTIYRALNRQSASAVAPRRPRSAV, from the coding sequence ATGGGGCACCTCCTTGGCTATGCGCGCGTGTCGACCACCGATCAGGACGCCTCGCTGCAGATCGATGCGCTGAACGCGGCTGGCTGCTATCGGGTCTTCGTTGACACCATCTCCGGCTCGCTCGATCATCGTCCCGAGCTGGAGAAGCTGATGGACCAGCTCCGCCCGGGTGACACCCTGGTGGTGTGGCGGCTGGATCGGTTGGGTCGTTCGATCCGGCATCTCATTGACCAGTTGCAGATCCTGTCCGACCACGGCGTGGGGTTCCGCTCCCTGCAGGAGACGATCGACACGACCTCCTCGGGCGGACGGCTGGTGTTCCATGTCTTCGCCGCGCTGGCTGAGTTCGAGCGCGACCTGATCCGTGAGCGCACCAACGCCGGACTGGCAGCCGCACGGGCACGGGGCCGGACCGGTGGGCGGCCCTCGTCGCTGTCACCCGCCCAGGTCAAGGCGGCCCGGCGCATGTATGAGCAGAACGAGATGACCGTGGCGCAGATCGGTGACGTGCTGGGAGTCAGTCGCACCACCATCTACCGAGCGCTGAACCGCCAGAGCGCCTCAGCGGTCGCACCACGGCGGCCGAGAAGCGCCGTGTAA
- a CDS encoding FG-GAP repeat domain-containing protein, translated as MGGQVVGSAPAAATPLSDAFTASRDWDGDGHPDIITVDPSGVLRLYRTTPAGIVSWRVLGGDWSEADQVSLVGDFDGDGNNDLLARMRGSNELWLFPGDGSGGFLLPSRIGVGWGSFRQIFSPGDWNGDGHVDLIAQGTTDNALRLYPGNGTGGFGAPTSLAGTWTAYSSMVPTGDFDSDGKVDFISRTTAGALLLVRGNGTGGVASTATVGGGFSAYNATFGIGDYNGDGNTDLIGRLTTTGELKLFPGNGIGSWLSPYPTIGVGWGALRFNDAVISTPAPAVARVPSVLTSPSLSATTELAAANDAALQYHAPGAPVVIADSVNADLGAVLANAQSATLVVRAPSDGEVPTLTDLAASGADAVSLVGAAASFPSAYRNALTGLGYTVDVDLTNLTRFDTSVTIAQDYYVNSPQVVVVSDTAAAERAQMATTFALLNNAPLIAYEFASADSVLEAVGNFFATQVFVSFGATESVVASVATPPAGERELTMNPDQAVPDPWLSMAADQIRAGAHSRLVTMAPADQRIATAQAALLATQRGQIFQPVTATGSDSPGTRFASMQRGDGTALYLVGAITEANRRLTVTNLDDVASRVAAPSLRVTSITQSGTNFTLALQRPTGTTKVEAYDALGTLAGSTTTTTLSITGPLSNFLLVASNSGGAQLATAEFRTNIDATIGATEGVPVFGVTSTGTTSITAISSRATPKMVYRTWLDPLTGEEGEPEALALSCSSTLSFAIPDTSLQWRYDMQEFTDGGQITCGVPAAPTPASFIGGVAFPAPLPAMARSAAEPDLGAGWTYFESQLLEGITSDTARTTAAVWPDLYIRHQAVLEPEYVYSPLPIPGLIWRFGGDHRSPYSPGTSRTQATARIRFDVGTVQLSRVIGESHRWTCAPLIAHYPCWDAATDTAPISDITMPASGVGTNTAFVRMVTHSANPLFPGSPAIDADVRAYVRPGNSYFLIRHDRMPTHVLMWGFAESDYHFSYVARAVGLRCLTGLGACTANVRVQF; from the coding sequence ATGGGTGGGCAGGTCGTGGGCAGCGCTCCAGCCGCAGCCACGCCGCTGAGCGACGCCTTCACAGCGTCCCGAGACTGGGATGGTGACGGGCATCCCGATATCATCACAGTCGACCCATCTGGCGTGCTGCGTCTGTACCGCACTACCCCGGCGGGGATCGTCTCGTGGCGGGTACTCGGTGGAGACTGGAGCGAAGCCGATCAGGTCAGTCTCGTCGGGGATTTCGATGGAGACGGGAACAACGATCTCCTTGCCCGCATGCGAGGAAGCAATGAACTGTGGCTGTTCCCCGGTGACGGTTCAGGCGGATTCCTCCTGCCTTCGCGGATCGGAGTGGGATGGGGCTCGTTCAGGCAGATCTTCTCTCCAGGTGACTGGAATGGTGACGGGCACGTCGACCTCATAGCCCAAGGCACCACCGACAACGCTCTGCGCCTATACCCGGGCAACGGTACCGGCGGCTTCGGGGCACCGACATCGCTCGCGGGCACCTGGACCGCGTACTCCTCGATGGTCCCGACCGGAGACTTCGACAGCGACGGCAAGGTCGACTTCATCAGTCGGACGACAGCCGGCGCCCTGCTGCTAGTCCGTGGCAACGGAACCGGCGGAGTCGCCTCGACTGCGACTGTCGGGGGCGGCTTTTCCGCGTACAACGCGACCTTCGGGATCGGCGACTACAACGGCGACGGGAACACCGACCTAATCGGACGCCTGACCACGACCGGCGAACTCAAGTTGTTTCCGGGCAACGGCATCGGATCTTGGCTCTCGCCCTACCCGACCATCGGCGTCGGTTGGGGCGCACTGCGCTTCAACGACGCTGTTATCTCGACCCCAGCGCCTGCGGTGGCCCGCGTACCGAGCGTCCTAACTTCGCCCTCGCTGTCTGCCACGACCGAGTTGGCAGCTGCAAACGATGCGGCTCTCCAGTATCACGCGCCTGGAGCCCCGGTCGTCATCGCGGACTCCGTCAACGCTGATCTCGGCGCGGTCCTCGCGAACGCGCAGAGCGCAACACTCGTGGTCCGCGCGCCGTCCGATGGTGAGGTCCCCACGCTGACGGACCTCGCCGCCTCAGGTGCCGACGCAGTGTCATTAGTGGGTGCCGCGGCGAGCTTTCCTTCCGCGTATCGGAATGCACTGACTGGACTTGGCTACACGGTGGACGTTGACCTCACGAACCTGACTCGCTTCGATACGTCGGTCACGATCGCGCAGGACTACTACGTCAACAGCCCGCAGGTTGTCGTGGTCTCGGACACGGCAGCCGCCGAGCGCGCCCAGATGGCTACGACGTTTGCTTTGCTCAACAACGCACCACTGATCGCCTACGAATTTGCGTCTGCTGATTCGGTACTCGAGGCTGTCGGCAACTTCTTCGCCACTCAAGTATTCGTCAGTTTCGGGGCAACCGAAAGCGTTGTTGCGTCGGTGGCAACTCCCCCAGCCGGTGAACGTGAACTGACGATGAACCCAGATCAGGCCGTGCCCGACCCATGGCTCTCCATGGCTGCGGATCAGATCCGCGCCGGAGCGCACTCCCGTCTCGTGACTATGGCGCCTGCCGATCAACGCATCGCAACGGCACAAGCCGCGCTCCTGGCTACGCAGCGAGGACAGATCTTCCAACCAGTTACCGCGACGGGAAGCGACAGCCCCGGAACACGTTTCGCTTCCATGCAGCGCGGCGACGGCACAGCGCTCTACCTCGTCGGCGCAATCACCGAGGCTAACCGCAGACTGACGGTCACAAACCTCGACGACGTTGCTAGCCGAGTCGCGGCACCCAGTCTGCGGGTCACATCCATCACCCAGTCGGGAACGAACTTTACGCTCGCCCTGCAGCGCCCGACGGGCACGACCAAAGTCGAGGCCTACGACGCACTCGGCACCTTGGCTGGGAGTACGACCACCACGACCCTTTCGATCACCGGCCCGCTGTCCAACTTCCTGCTTGTCGCCTCCAATAGCGGGGGCGCTCAACTCGCAACCGCCGAATTCAGAACCAACATCGACGCAACCATCGGTGCTACTGAAGGTGTTCCCGTCTTCGGAGTAACGTCCACGGGCACGACCAGCATCACTGCGATCTCGAGCCGGGCCACGCCCAAGATGGTCTACAGGACCTGGCTCGACCCGCTTACCGGGGAAGAAGGCGAGCCTGAAGCTCTCGCACTCTCCTGCAGTAGCACCCTGTCGTTCGCGATCCCCGATACTTCATTGCAGTGGCGCTACGACATGCAGGAGTTCACCGATGGCGGCCAGATCACGTGTGGCGTGCCAGCCGCGCCTACGCCCGCGAGTTTCATCGGTGGAGTGGCTTTCCCGGCGCCGCTGCCTGCAATGGCGAGGTCCGCCGCGGAGCCTGACCTTGGAGCTGGCTGGACGTACTTCGAAAGTCAGCTGCTCGAGGGCATCACGTCAGACACAGCACGCACCACCGCGGCGGTGTGGCCGGACCTCTACATTCGCCACCAGGCTGTGCTGGAGCCCGAGTACGTCTACTCGCCCCTCCCGATCCCAGGGCTGATATGGCGGTTCGGCGGCGACCATCGGTCTCCCTACTCACCAGGGACAAGTCGCACCCAGGCAACAGCGCGCATCCGCTTCGACGTAGGGACAGTACAACTATCGCGTGTGATCGGCGAGTCCCATAGATGGACCTGCGCACCACTGATCGCCCATTACCCGTGTTGGGACGCGGCAACCGACACGGCGCCGATCAGCGACATCACAATGCCGGCCTCGGGTGTGGGGACCAACACTGCGTTCGTCCGGATGGTCACCCACTCGGCGAACCCACTCTTTCCAGGGTCGCCGGCGATCGACGCCGACGTCCGGGCGTACGTTCGGCCTGGCAACAGTTACTTCCTAATTCGTCATGACCGAATGCCTACTCACGTCCTGATGTGGGGCTTCGCCGAGAGCGATTACCACTTCTCCTACGTCGCGCGGGCAGTCGGCTTGCGCTGCCTCACAGGCCTCGGGGCCTGCACCGCGAACGTCAGGGTTCAGTTCTAG
- a CDS encoding NADP-dependent oxidoreductase, translated as MSKVYVFTDFGGPETQALIDRPAPQPGPGELAVRVRAAGVNPVDYKIRTGRYRRDQPLPAPMGQEVSGVVTALGEGVESFAVGDEILGPVVPDYGAFAEDTLVRATDAVAKPDEIAFADAATIPVAGATAYDATHQIELEPGQQLLILGAGGGVGLMAAQIGKVHQFTVIGIASQAKREIVQATGATFIPSGANVADQVRQIAPEGVDLILDLVGGDALRQVAGLVTDPARIISAADPDTVTELGGSPLKRTTEALEKITGVIEYNLVDPNVSALYPLEDAGEAIAAVESGHATGKIVIQPHNA; from the coding sequence ATGTCCAAGGTGTACGTATTTACCGACTTCGGCGGCCCCGAGACCCAGGCACTCATCGACCGTCCAGCGCCGCAGCCCGGCCCCGGTGAGCTCGCTGTGCGGGTCCGCGCCGCCGGTGTCAACCCCGTCGACTACAAGATCCGCACCGGCCGCTACCGTCGGGACCAGCCGTTGCCGGCCCCCATGGGTCAGGAGGTCTCCGGTGTCGTCACCGCCCTCGGTGAGGGAGTCGAAAGCTTCGCCGTGGGCGACGAGATCCTCGGCCCTGTGGTCCCGGACTACGGCGCCTTCGCCGAGGACACCCTCGTGCGCGCTACCGATGCCGTGGCCAAGCCGGACGAGATCGCCTTCGCCGACGCGGCCACCATCCCCGTCGCCGGGGCCACCGCCTACGACGCCACCCACCAGATCGAGCTCGAGCCCGGCCAGCAGCTCCTCATCCTCGGGGCCGGCGGCGGTGTCGGACTCATGGCCGCCCAGATCGGCAAGGTCCACCAGTTCACCGTCATCGGCATCGCCTCGCAGGCCAAGCGCGAGATCGTTCAAGCCACCGGAGCAACGTTCATCCCCTCCGGTGCAAATGTCGCCGACCAGGTGCGCCAGATCGCCCCCGAGGGGGTAGACCTGATCCTGGACCTCGTCGGTGGCGATGCCCTGCGTCAGGTCGCCGGACTCGTCACCGACCCGGCCAGGATCATCTCCGCCGCCGACCCCGACACCGTCACCGAGCTCGGCGGCAGTCCCCTGAAGCGCACCACCGAGGCACTGGAGAAGATCACCGGCGTCATCGAATACAACCTCGTCGACCCCAACGTCTCGGCCCTCTACCCGCTGGAGGACGCGGGCGAAGCCATTGCTGCGGTCGAGAGCGGCCACGCCACCGGCAAGATCGTCATCCAGCCTCACAACGCCTGA